In Micromonospora sp. WMMD980, the following are encoded in one genomic region:
- a CDS encoding Scr1 family TA system antitoxin-like transcriptional regulator has product MSEAGHTAESVAAQIGVDPKTVARWVTQDRIPQTRHRANVAELLRRDAEELWPDAARRRDPKWFRPWAEIEREALGLRWFESAVIPGLLQTADYARAVLASGPLAADAEDFVETRLRRQSAVLDRPRPPLVVFVIDEGALRRGAPGVLGPQFDHLAALAQRPNVMIHVLPLRAGLHPGQAGPFIIASTPEGDDVGYLDDQAAGRITNDVAPLWAVWDTVRSVALPRDQTVELLEARSWMI; this is encoded by the coding sequence GGACCCGAAAACGGTCGCTCGTTGGGTTACGCAGGACCGCATTCCCCAAACTCGGCATCGTGCGAATGTCGCTGAACTACTCCGCCGGGACGCCGAGGAACTTTGGCCGGACGCGGCGCGGCGGCGTGACCCGAAGTGGTTTCGTCCATGGGCTGAAATCGAGCGCGAGGCGCTGGGGCTGCGGTGGTTCGAGAGTGCAGTCATCCCCGGGCTTCTCCAGACTGCCGACTACGCCCGCGCCGTTCTCGCCAGCGGACCCCTTGCAGCGGACGCTGAGGACTTCGTCGAGACTCGGCTACGTCGGCAATCGGCCGTGCTGGACCGCCCGCGCCCGCCGCTGGTCGTCTTCGTCATCGACGAGGGGGCGCTACGCCGAGGGGCACCCGGTGTCCTCGGCCCGCAGTTCGACCACCTCGCCGCCCTCGCTCAGCGGCCGAACGTGATGATCCACGTTTTACCCCTGCGCGCCGGGCTGCACCCCGGCCAGGCGGGACCGTTCATCATCGCCAGCACGCCCGAGGGGGACGACGTCGGTTACCTCGATGACCAGGCGGCCGGGCGCATCACTAATGACGTTGCTCCGTTGTGGGCGGTTTGGGATACCGTGAGGTCGGTCGCGCTGCCGCGAGACCAAACCGTCGAGCTATTGGAAGCACGATCATGGATGATCTGA
- a CDS encoding MarR family transcriptional regulator has product MATSTTASGDRAALAGDVVRRMLHVAAALRHQQDEAIAALGLTPAAGRALHELDPDHPLPARDLAEQLGCDRSNVTGLADRLEQAGLVERHTDPTDRRQKTLVVTPRGRQVRDRLRRAMSDSRLLDGLSAAELATLHELVWKVSDGGCPEACGET; this is encoded by the coding sequence ATGGCGACATCCACCACGGCGAGCGGCGACCGGGCCGCCCTGGCCGGGGACGTCGTGCGCCGCATGCTGCATGTCGCCGCCGCGCTGCGGCACCAGCAGGACGAGGCGATAGCCGCGCTGGGGCTCACCCCGGCGGCCGGCCGGGCGCTGCACGAGCTGGACCCCGACCACCCGTTGCCGGCCCGCGATCTCGCCGAGCAGCTCGGCTGCGACCGGTCCAACGTGACCGGCTTGGCCGACAGGTTGGAGCAGGCCGGCCTGGTGGAGCGGCACACCGACCCGACCGACCGGCGGCAGAAGACGCTCGTGGTCACCCCGCGCGGCAGGCAGGTGCGCGACCGGCTCCGCCGGGCGATGTCGGACTCCCGACTGCTCGACGGGCTGAGCGCGGCCGAGCTGGCCACGCTGCACGAGCTGGTCTGGAAGGTCTCCGACGGAGGGTGCCCCGAGGCGTGCGGGGAGACCTGA
- a CDS encoding DUF397 domain-containing protein has translation MDDLTCAQWRKSTRSSSNGGACVEVADNLPGRVFVRDTKDRDGGTLVFPPAAWAGFVNLAKEIGPLG, from the coding sequence ATGGATGATCTGACCTGCGCTCAGTGGCGCAAGAGCACACGCAGCAGTTCCAACGGCGGGGCGTGCGTGGAGGTGGCCGACAATCTTCCCGGCCGCGTTTTCGTCCGAGACACCAAGGACCGCGACGGTGGGACGCTTGTCTTCCCGCCCGCAGCATGGGCGGGCTTCGTCAATCTGGCGAAGGAGATCGGCCCGCTCGGCTGA